One window of Penaeus chinensis breed Huanghai No. 1 chromosome 3, ASM1920278v2, whole genome shotgun sequence genomic DNA carries:
- the LOC125045147 gene encoding uncharacterized protein C15orf61-like isoform X2 gives MHVSQTLRIFRRIKEAKPTASLVLTTHLRQRQLPHWTSYFVKYSDVTSDQRGFSHFNWKVDGANYHILRTGCWPYMKYHCTKRPYEDLSMDDKFFRVLKIANLGLPCLAYGCGASFLISCQEEIYTPEGTVTIYFLYEEDRGSMY, from the exons ATGCATGTGAGCCAGACACTCAGGATTTTTAGGAGGATAAAAGAAGCTAAACCTACAGCCTCTCTCGTCCTAACAACTCATCTGCGACAAAGACAGCTCCCTCATTGGACATCATATTTTGTTAAATATAGTGATGtaaccagtgaccagagaggtttTTCACACTTCAATTGGAAG gTTGATGGAGCAAATTATCATATCCTTCGAACAGGATGTTGGCCGTACATGAAGTATCACTGTACCAAGCGACCATATGAGGACCTTTCTATGGACGACAAATTTTTCCGTGTTTTGAAAATTGCAAACCTAG GTTTACCCTGCCTAGCCTATGGTTGTGGTGCATCGTTTCTTATAAGTTGTCAAGAGGAGATTTACACACCTGAAGGAACTGTTACAATTTACTTCTTATATGAAGAAGATCGAGGCTCCATGTATTGA
- the LOC125045147 gene encoding uncharacterized protein C15orf61-like isoform X1: MSDFVSHMIITVEMTYISCSLSILGLMHVSQTLRIFRRIKEAKPTASLVLTTHLRQRQLPHWTSYFVKYSDVTSDQRGFSHFNWKVDGANYHILRTGCWPYMKYHCTKRPYEDLSMDDKFFRVLKIANLGLPCLAYGCGASFLISCQEEIYTPEGTVTIYFLYEEDRGSMY, translated from the exons ATGTCTGATTTTGTGTCCCATATGATAATCACAGTGGAGATGACATATATTTCATGCAGTCTCAGCATTttgg gACTGATGCATGTGAGCCAGACACTCAGGATTTTTAGGAGGATAAAAGAAGCTAAACCTACAGCCTCTCTCGTCCTAACAACTCATCTGCGACAAAGACAGCTCCCTCATTGGACATCATATTTTGTTAAATATAGTGATGtaaccagtgaccagagaggtttTTCACACTTCAATTGGAAG gTTGATGGAGCAAATTATCATATCCTTCGAACAGGATGTTGGCCGTACATGAAGTATCACTGTACCAAGCGACCATATGAGGACCTTTCTATGGACGACAAATTTTTCCGTGTTTTGAAAATTGCAAACCTAG GTTTACCCTGCCTAGCCTATGGTTGTGGTGCATCGTTTCTTATAAGTTGTCAAGAGGAGATTTACACACCTGAAGGAACTGTTACAATTTACTTCTTATATGAAGAAGATCGAGGCTCCATGTATTGA
- the LOC125045170 gene encoding mitochondrial mRNA pseudouridine synthase Trub2-like has translation MLKVIRYAPEAWNMLQGVFCVYKPADMTMNHLRKVVIGNLTRDLNLLKTRPATPIVAIEGSVTEKLVVKLKENYADHPLVLGPRYQPKDIKLTWAHQLDKNISGVCILGVNSGTKGTHKVRESQLIRSYVVSGQFGRTTDTLFIHGKVIGKSTYKHITRGRLMRTLMTIQAGHQRSSLNFLGLDPQSQEAYEALSAEGLVRPGEKSPPLIYALKIVDFNLPDFTLVSCINENAVYLQHLVHDLALRLKTTAVCTQMRCIRYGPWTLQHSLLHKHWCLEHIIDNITHSKPLFKDIIPKSASLFALKDEQCKEF, from the exons ATGCTTAAAGTTATCAGGTATGCACCTGAAGCATGGAATATGCTTCAgggtgtattttgtgtatacaaACCTGCAGATATGACCATGAATCACCTGAGAAAAGTGGTGATTGGTAACCTTACCCGTGATCTCAATTTACTAAAGACTCGTCCAGCCACACCTATAGTTGCCATTGAAG GCAGTGTTACAGAGAAGTTGGTTGTGAAATTGAAGGAGAATTATGCTGATCACCCATTAGTTCTTGGTCCAAGATACCAACCAAAGGATATTAAACTAACATGGGCCCATCAGTTAGATAAAAATATCTCAG GAGTTTGCATTTTGGGTGTGAATAGTGGCACAAAAGGTACACACAAAGTAAGGGAGTCACAGTTGATCCGTTCTTACGTGGTTTCGGGCCAGTTTGGACGAACAACTGACACGCTCTTTATTCATGGCAAAG TTATAGGGAAGTCAACATACAAGCATATAACAAGAGGACGCTTGATGCGAACATTAATGACCATACAGGCTGGTCATCAGAGGAGTTCACTTAATTTTTTGGGTCTTGACCCACAGTCTCAG GAAGCATATGAAGCTCTCTCAGCTGAGGGCCTTGTAAGACCTGGTGAGAAATCCCCACCATTAATCTATGCTCTCAAAATTGTTGACTTCAATTTACCAGATTTCACACTAG TTTCATGCATTAATGAAAATGCTGTCTACCTTCAACACCTGGTGCATGATCTAGCATTACGGCTCAAGACCACTGCTGTATGCACACAAATGCGCTGCATTCGCTATGGACCTTGGACTCTGCAGCATAGTTTGCTTCACAAGCATTGGTGTCTAGAacatattatagataatataacCCATAGCAAACCACTCTTTAAAGATATAATACCCAAATCAGCTAGTTTGTTTGCATTAAAAGATGAACAATGTAAGGAATTTTAG
- the LOC125045157 gene encoding UPF0235 protein A2cp1_1215-like isoform X1 — MTLARGVRSLSESRNVCLFLQNFATILGPAGGTNSRNMGKSSKAKGSKGKDTQVNAGKAASDSPISTDKSGNVVLKIVAKPGAKESKVTDISCEGVGVQIGAPPMDGEANAELVKFLASTLGVRKSDVSLERGSKSRQKTVCVSGLQAEDVETKIRNLCS; from the exons ATGACCTTAGCAAGAGGAGTAAGATCCCTAAGCGAATCACGcaatgtctgtctatttctgcaGAATTTTGCGACTATTTTAGGACCGGCCGGTGGAACAAACTCCAGAAACATGGGAAAGTCCAGTAAGGCGAAGGGAAGCAAAGGAAAAGATACCCAG GTAAATGCTGGAAAAGCTGCTTCAGATAGCCCAATCTCCACTGATAAATCTGGCAATGTCGTGCTGAAGATTGTAGCCAAACCAGGAGCCAAAGAAAGTAAAGTTACTG ACATATCATGTGAGGGTGTTGGGGTACAAATTGGGGCTCCCCCTATGGATGGAGAAGCCAATGCAGAACTTGTGAAGTTTCTTGCCTCAACACTTGGAGTTCGGAAGAGTGATGTGAGCCTAGAAAGG GGATCTAAATCAAGACAGAAGACAGTATGTGTGAGTGGGTTACAAGCAGAGGATGTGGAGACGAAGATTAGAAATTTATGTTCTTAA
- the LOC125045157 gene encoding UPF0235 protein C15orf40 homolog isoform X2 yields MGKSSKAKGSKGKDTQVNAGKAASDSPISTDKSGNVVLKIVAKPGAKESKVTDISCEGVGVQIGAPPMDGEANAELVKFLASTLGVRKSDVSLERGSKSRQKTVCVSGLQAEDVETKIRNLCS; encoded by the exons ATGGGAAAGTCCAGTAAGGCGAAGGGAAGCAAAGGAAAAGATACCCAG GTAAATGCTGGAAAAGCTGCTTCAGATAGCCCAATCTCCACTGATAAATCTGGCAATGTCGTGCTGAAGATTGTAGCCAAACCAGGAGCCAAAGAAAGTAAAGTTACTG ACATATCATGTGAGGGTGTTGGGGTACAAATTGGGGCTCCCCCTATGGATGGAGAAGCCAATGCAGAACTTGTGAAGTTTCTTGCCTCAACACTTGGAGTTCGGAAGAGTGATGTGAGCCTAGAAAGG GGATCTAAATCAAGACAGAAGACAGTATGTGTGAGTGGGTTACAAGCAGAGGATGTGGAGACGAAGATTAGAAATTTATGTTCTTAA